TATTAGATTAACCATTATAGatctaaattgatttttcatttttcaataacAAGTCTAATTGGGTGACATCTGACCAGATGCACATTTAATGAACTTAAGCAGTTGAAAACCAAGCACAAACTTCTCATGCTTTGCCTTTCCTACTTGCTTAATTCTTATCTAACTGAACTCAAGTCACCTTTCTGTCTTCACTTTCTCTTGGTTTAGATTATCAACAAAACATTAAGAAAGGGAAAACTATACATTAAgaactattaaaaaaaaaagcaaccaACAAAGAATAGATAAATGGTCTTAAAATTGATAGCTTTCAATGAGGATTCATTGAACATGAACATCATGGTCACGAGATGTCACAACCTAAACAAATAACATTGATTTACTAATttattgaagtaaaaaaaaaagttgcttacagaaacaaaattacaaacattttggagattATCAAACTCCTGGATTTGCACTGCAAAGCATACCCTGAGACAACGACCTAGAGCTCCTCGAATCGATGCCTAGACACGACGTTAACCGAGCTGAAGACACGGCTGAGTGGAGAGGCAGCAGAGATTGAAGACAACCCAATTGAGAAACAGACCTGAAAAATTAAAGCTTGACAATTTAGAAGcaaaattttggtaatttaaagGAAACCCAAATTAGAGAAAGGGATAAATTAAAGCGTCGTTAATAAAATTGGAGAATTGGAAAAGAGGGGCATATAATTAATGATAAGGTTTTCAAAGGGCTTACCTTGAAAATGTGGGAGAAGTGCGAGGAGGAAGGAGAGAAGAGGCGGGTTTTGGTTTAAGGGTTGGTTTGTTAATGGCGGATTTGAGGGTAGAGAATGTTGGTTTTGAGAGAGATCGAAATCGAGACGCCATTTTCTGAGAAAAATAGTGAAATGTTAGGGTTAGGTGGAACTTTAGGGTTTTTGTGGGGTTTTAGCATTTTAGGTTTCGTTGGGGCGGGGAAAATTACGAAAAGGtgaaataaaagatattaattaCCAGAAGTCACTTTCTCTCTAAACTATTaactaaacaatttaataaaatttagcatttttagCAAATGGAACCTTTGGGTCTGAGAAAATTCCAGACCTGTAGttattatgctatttattctctcttttcatttccaaaatttgagaaatatattgACTGATTTCTCCCTCTTTTACAACCCTTTATGTTCCTTTTCTTTGTCAGTATAGTCAACACTCATTCAAATTTATGATATTCTTTGGGGAATAGATGCCAAGTTTAGAGGTGTTTGGAGGACTACAGTGAACAATCCATAGATGCATTCATAATCCCCTTTATTTTTAGATGGTAACAAAGGCAAAAGACTGCTAAGACAATGATAAATAGCATTATTTCCTTCTGAATTTCCGTTGAATAGCACTAGATCATAACTTAATCAAGGAAAAAAGCAACCCATCAATGGTTAGAGTACATAATAGTCAGATACGAAATGAACATTATGGTTCCTCAATCTGTTGTAGCAACAAATTCCAATTGGTATTTCATTTCTCCGTCCAACTAATGAATGGTTAGAGATAATCCTCATCTACCAACGGCTCTGATTTGTTCTATTCCTTGTTCTGAGTCTAATTGGTTCCACAAGCCAACCAAAAGGTTGCTCCTCCTCCGAAACATCATTGTTGTGAAGCGATTAGACTCATTACTGTTGACTGTGGAGGCACCATAAgaaggtttttgtttttttcttttgcttcaacAACATTAGAGCAAGTTCAACTTCCCTGTCACTGAATCAACTACCACGTTTGGTCCTGTACAATCACAAAAACAGatgtataataaataaagaaaatagaacttttcttcttttagttGTTTACATAAATTCTATTTGTTATCACTTGTTTCTTCGTTCGGTGAAAGTGAATTGCAACATCGATAAATTAGGAGTGTATGCAATTATATTTCATACCATCTTCAGCTACCAAGCAATGGACTCATCATGGCATATAACATATACTATAACAGATAAGCAACTACAACAGTTCtagaaggaaaaagaataaaaaagaaccaAACCAGGTCCAATGGCAAGAACTGTCTTTGATCCTGCTGAAACCTGTTCAAGAAAGCAGTCATGAGATCTTGGCCACAAATCTTTCTTTCAAATAATAAGCACTATGAATTTGGTACTCAAGATCAAATTCAAGACCACACCATGATGTAGTAGAGAAACCAAGGAACCACTTGGAATCCTTAAACTGTGTAATAAAGAACCTCGAAGAACTAACACAGTAACTAAGGCTATCGGTTCGCTTGTACGTTTAGGCCTGTAAGTTACCATTACACTGAAGTTACCTAACTGTGAGATTACTCGAAGTGATGCAGAAAAATACCTGCGTTCTTccagcatcagcaacaacaaaAGTTGGAAGGCCAATACCCTCAGCTGCATCCCTTAACTTATTCCTGACAAAGAAAATGGAAGTGCACTTACACAACCATATGTGTAACTTGACATACATGGTGAGAACCCACTCACTCCCAACAAAATCACCTGCTTACATTTCTTGTTGATTCCTGCATGTAACGACTATTTTGGGTTGCCCACAATCCTCCCATTCTCTTAAAAGGGATCGATCACTGCaatattttcaaatgatttaatGTTCAATTAAACACCTAAACAAATTACTAACATAGACAAAGGGTTCCAACGGATCTTTCACTAGAGCAAGGTCAGACCAACTTACAAGTGAAGCTTGAATTAAGAAATTGGCTTATAATCAAGAGAAACATACCTATGCATTAATTCAGCATAAATGCCAGTGGCAGCATCTGTATATTTGGACAGGAAAATTCAGCGAAACAATTGAAAAGCAGacgagataaattttaaatcaaaagtaGCGGCCAAGGAATCTCACGTGCACATTGGGACGCGATCTTCCCTGCTTTCATCTTTAGGTCTTGTCTAACCACTAAAACCTGCCATAAGCAGCTCAAGACTCAATATTCCAGAGTTTATGAATATCATCAGTCGTTACATTCGGGTGAtgttaataaacaaataaacaagatATCAAAGTGttcctaattaattaatcataaacaCAAACTTAAGTCAATTAGTTCAGCAAATATATGGAAACCATAATCAGAAACAATATATACAATCAAGTTAAAGCATGGAAAAGACACAAAATTAGCTTCTTGGATTTATTATCAAACAAGTAGACCCACAATGCGATCCccttttgtatttaaaaaaaaaaaaccttcagtCAGGGAAACAACCTAAATATGCTAAAATAACATAACATGTGTTATCAGTAACGATTGTAGTAGGAAAGAATCAAACTTTAAGAAGTATCAATAAAAAGGAAGCCaaaaaaaaataccattttAAGGTCTTGGTCAGCATTATAGGAAACTAAGTCTAGTTCTCGAAGCTTTCCAGATAGGAAATTCTTCTTCTTGGAAAGGGTTTTAGTGGGTTTCGACAAATCCAGAAATAACCCCAATATGAAACCAATAACAAGGCCTGGAATGAAGTTTTCAGGTTTGAAACTTACTCCTAACAATGCACTTCCCTGTTTCTGCAGCTTCTGATATTGTATAACCACTATCAATtagtacaaattaaaaataaaaaagtgagaaaaataaCAGCCAAAAATGAAAGAAGTGACTGAGAAGTACCTTGTTTGAAGGTTGAGAAGAGTTTCGAGTGGGAGCCCACATGATCTTTGAgaaaatagattgaattggGCGTAAACTGGTTGTATGTGGGAAATGGAACAGCCAGGAATACTGGGTGAAAGAAGACGCTAGTTGTAGAAGAAGGGCTAGAGATAAAATGATTTGTCGTCGTGTTGGAATTCGCTGAATGAATACAGGGTTACTGTAAAACGTAGTCGTTCAGGATAATATACTTTGAAATATAATTATCCTGTTTTTGTATGATAtgggtttttttatatatttttttatgtctgatttactatttatatttcgGGTTTCTAATTTTCACTCCTAAAATGtcaattccaaaatttttattttaatgtaaaacaaagtttttctatatttttatttgatatattactgTAAGGcctcaataaaaataaatttaactcttatGAAAAAATACACTCaattaaacccttaacttttgttaataaaattgttagttAATCAATTTGACTATTAACCTCACTAATATGATTGATGGAAACCATCAAAATTACCATGATATATCACATCAGCAAAAATATTCtttcaaaaactattttttttaaaaagttaattaaaatttgtatataaataaatatgagcaaatagaaatgaatataaacaacaatttatctaaaattattttgaatgaatgtaaaattaaaaaaaatatgaaatgtgtacaaaaactcaaaaaaaaaattacttactAAAAAACATCATGCCATCCTTTGATTTCAAAAGTTGTTGAAGTCGAATACAAATAACAATGTACATGGTTTATGAACAGAAGATTGGCTCTAAATATAATCAAGTTGGCTATTTACACCATATTACTATTAAAAAAGTTCCAAACCATGCCCATTGAGTTGATCCATTCCCTGCAGTTCAAGTCTATTGCTTTTGGACTTGATTCGATGTCCTCGTGGCATTCAACTCATCTATTCCCTGCAGTTCAAATCTATTACTTCTGGACCCGATTCAATGTCAGTGTAGCATTGGCTGTTGAGATCAAATAATTCCAAGAATTTTGACTTTCTTAAACAACCACCAGTTTCCTCTTCTGGAAGCTCTAATCTTTTAGCTATTGGTTGCTAAATTAATCTTTAcaaaaaatttgtatatataaaatatttttataatttttcacattttaatttttatatacattttagattttttttataatttttgaagtttttagtTTTGCACTCTTCcaaaatgaatctagacaaatgATTGACCAGATTTATTTGTATCTGGACATCCATTTTTCATATAACTTCATatggacattttaattatttttgaaaaaaaattattttcttaaaaaaaattttgaaaaaaaatatttttttgctgATGTGGCCATCCATGTCAGCATACTAACACatggtaatttttaaaagtcatgTCAACGAAGTTAATAGTTAAACTAACGGTTTCTGTTAACGTAAAGGATCAATTGTTTTTTTTGGATCACTGAAAGCtcaagtaaatatatattttttgtaatggGTCAactgattatttatttatttattactgaAGGCATTTTTTACCCTAAAGCCTTAAGTAATAATACAATACAATACCACCATATATAATAAGAGGTGACCTCTActgaatttaatttaagttttgaatttatattttgtgtAAAATATTCGTATACAACACAAGCCACGTACGTGCATTTTGTGTTACCGACATTATGGATTCATGTTAAGTTCGACCACACCAAATTATGACCACGACATGCTACACTATTAGTTCAAAACAACCCAATCCATAGCCAACCTGATGGTCCGAGCATTCCATCAACGGCTCTTTACGGATATGGTTCAGACTTCTTTATACTTGGTGCAGGAAATGTTGACACTGTTACATTATGTGCGGCCCCTTCATGCATCTGCTCTGACCGTACAACCATATGCAAACATATACTATTTGTCCTAATCGGAGTATTGGGTGTCACAACATGGATGATATGTGTTGCTAGAGGACTCTTAGGCTGTGCCAGTTGAGCCGCCTTCTAGGATTGCCTACTTTGCCTGAAGCACTTGCAAGAGCTAGCCCATGCGTGAGGTCCCATGAGCTCTCATGTCAGGCAAAGAAGGAAGGTGGGTCAGGATCAGGTGTTCAACATGTTGAAACCTGATTCATGAAAAATGCTTGATGAGATGGAAGAGAAGCAAAGGAAGTAGGTTGGCTAATTGTGTAATTCGTCGAGCCAGAAGGATCACTGATCAAGACAAGGATCTGAAGTTGGCTGCTTGTCTTAGCCAGCACGAAGCAGCAGAACTGGTGGTGCTGGCCAATGTACTGGATATATTGTCACGTTCTTTCTTTGGGTTGGAAGTGCAAATGTGTACATACAACCATAGAAACTGTAAATGTATACGTCGCAGATGGAATACTCAAAGCAATCTAGTTCAAATACAGACAAAGACAACGAAACAGAACAGAATATTTGAAAtctgtaaaagaaaataataataatttcctCAATGAATGAAGCCTGATTTATGATACATAAGGCAAAATGAACAAGCAATGAtagttaaaaacaaataatgaacAAAAGAACCTCAGAAAGCAAAAAAATTCTCCTACATGCTGTAGAGAATACACAAATTAGATATGACGAAAtctcataatcatataataattgAATCTTACAATGAGTGTATCCAACCCACCTTTCCTCACAAGTAAGCCCTTGAAGGTCCTCTGCCTTTCTCTAGTTCCCTCTTCTCACCACTCCATATCTTGGTGAATATCATCAGCTGGATTTCACCTGAACATGGCCGATATGCTATACAAGAGTAACACAATTAGTGCCACATCTTTAGGAACTTGTGCAGGCCAAATACGAAGTATATAGAAATTATAATAACATTGCTAGCAAACAATGTTATATAGGATGCAGCCTGCCTTGGTTTGCTTTACTCCCGACTCCAGGTTATTAAAGTTTCTTAGGTAAATTATAAGTCTTCTTAAGGAACTTTGAAGCTGTCTCGTCATTCCGGTAACATAACACTCGCAGAAGAGTGTTTGGTTCAGTAGGATTCCACTGCCCTGATGTTGGAGGTAGTGGAAGCCTGGACCTTGCGGATGAGCCATATGTCTCCAAGGTCACACGTCTGAACCGCTCAATTAAGCTCTCAGAATCGGTTCTGAAGAGGGGAAGGACACCTCTCACAGTATATGAAAACTTATCTATGAGGTCAGCAGGCAAACCATCTCCGTTGGCCCAGAACA
This sequence is a window from Gossypium raimondii isolate GPD5lz chromosome 5, ASM2569854v1, whole genome shotgun sequence. Protein-coding genes within it:
- the LOC105769743 gene encoding protein NONRESPONDING TO OXYLIPINS 2, mitochondrial isoform X1 produces the protein MASRFRSLSKPTFSTLKSAINKPTLKPKPASSLLPPRTSPTFSRSVSQLGCLQSLLPLHSAVSSARLTSCLGIDSRSSRSLSQGMLCSANPGV
- the LOC105769743 gene encoding protein NONRESPONDING TO OXYLIPINS 2, mitochondrial isoform X2; this translates as MASRFRSLSKPTFSTLKSAINKPTLKPKPASSLLPPRTSPTFSRSVSQLGCLQSLLPLHSAVSSARLTSCLGIDSRSSRSLSQELGLSVPR
- the LOC105769742 gene encoding uncharacterized protein LOC105769742, which gives rise to MWAPTRNSSQPSNKKLQKQGSALLGVSFKPENFIPGLVIGFILGLFLDLSKPTKTLSKKKNFLSGKLRELDLVSYNADQDLKMVLVVRQDLKMKAGKIASQCAHAATGIYAELMHSDRSLLREWEDCGQPKIVVTCRNQQEMNKLRDAAEGIGLPTFVVADAGRTQVSAGSKTVLAIGPGPNVVVDSVTGKLNLL